Genomic DNA from Diorhabda carinulata isolate Delta chromosome 10, icDioCari1.1, whole genome shotgun sequence:
CAGATTTTTGTCCTCCATAAACATATTGAGTTTGTGTTAATCTACTAAACTGATTTCTAGTATCACTTAACCAGTGAAGAACTGCATCTTTATTAGCATCATCGTGGAAATcaagaattttgtattctaatTCCTTCTTGTTACTCgctctttttgtatttttgtattgttttccttttttattaacaCACAGTTCTTGAGTATGTTTCAATAGTTTATCAAAAGCTTCATCTTTTGAAATAGACTTTTGACTAATCGTCGATGTTTCCGGTAGattatttctttcttgtttttcaGCCCCTCTCGATTTTCCCTCATCTTTATTTCTTTTCGAAGTCTTGccacattttgaaataaatttttttgatgtagATGGCTGAttcaaaatctcattttttgaATCAAGTTTTTCAACACATTTATCATCGGAATTACTACTGACATTTATTTGGTTTACTAAAAACGCAAAGgaattatatacttttttaaaatgtcaTCAACACTTACGTGTTTCTTTGCTTTCGATTTCCTTAcaaacatcaaaaacaaaaccaCTCATTTTATCTGCGAATAGATCCTTGTAGATGATTGACCTTCTTTTTATAGGAGCCTTACAGAGGGGACATAATGTTTCTTTAATTGAAATACTTTTATGTTTCGTAAAACAACTTAAGCAAAATCGATGACCACACTCCAATTCAGCATGTTCTTCCATTAAgtcaaaactaaaattaaaatatttaaatcccACAATTCTACAAGTTTCATTTAATACTACCAAATTGGACACTTTAGTTTTTCCTTCAACTTTAAAAGTTCcttaaagaaaatatcaaactgTTTCTTATCCATTTTAAAGGTgtatttaaaaactaatatcctaagaaaatatttatatacagtatataaacattttataactagatAAATGGCGgtaaaattaacataataaGAGTGAAGTTAGCTTTTGACATATATAACCTATATCTGAACTTGCATCTGAGGAAACACCAGTCTATTAGGCACGTTTGATTTCTTTTCACTCCAGTAGAACTCATACTGTTTCACTGTTGGGCTTGAAGTTCTATAATAGTCTCAGTGTGTTTCCAGTCGAAGTAGAAAGTGCGTAAGTTTTCGAATTCACCAACCCCCACGGTCATAGCGCACGATTTTCAAAGATACACAGGGTCTCACAAGGCGGTATTCTTGTTAATGTAAGTGATTCTGCCGGTCTCTAATACCGATTTTGAGTTGAGAACTATAATTGATTACTCGAACGAGATAAAGTTCTTTTTGGCTTATTGATTCTTTCATGCATTTACAAGTCGTCCAGAGAATCTCTAAAATCTGTTTTCAACTCGTCTCACTGGCAGACCTATATACAGGGCAGTATGTCTGAAAAGACATGCATCATTTTGCTAAGGGCGATGCGTTTTGAtgactcattttttattttatattctttttttcatatattgtgTTTCTGGTATTTTTATCTTTCTGTGATATCGATTGTACAACtcctaaattttctaaatacgTACAGTTTGTATTTAATcatatgttgatttttttatttattagttaccttttttaacagttttagtTGTTAGTTATCTTTATTTCAAGCATTTTTTAGTTAGTTCATTGGAAGACAAAACTAATGGCACCTAATTATTTAATGGAATATTAtgaaagtatataataaaaaaaacattttcatgtaaggaatattaaatttaaaagttgttcaaaattaatgaattatgataATATTGTTGTCGGAGAAGAAACAATTGACAATAGTGTAAAGTTTTGATTAAAAGTAAAACTACCAGTTTCTCAGACATGTGTTCTTCTTGTAAGAGATGGCGAGGGTGTTCCAGTCTAAAAGTTAagtgaatatattattatattaacagGGATATTACATCAAATCCTAATAAGACATAGTTCAGTGGTAATATCATCTTATTAAAAGTTTCGTTGATTTTAAAGGAGTCTTTAATATAATgatcatttttgaaatcataagatttaatcaaaaatataattttatccctttcatacaatgaaattgataatttactattttacttcaatagttACCGTTCATAAGAaacaaagataataaaattttatttgattggtATAGTTTAGACACAGGTGCTTTGAAGCGTTTATAGTCCTATGTTTTTGGTACTTTATGTGAACTGTGAATATAGGTTTCATcagtatatataattttttttttgtattttctcaaCTTCctcaaatattcaattctttttGCTTTCAAGTCGTAGGGCAAACTATCCCACTGCGTGAAATATGTCTTCTAACACATCCAATTGTTAACAATATATCATACAAGTTTGTGAAGACTTTAAGTGACACCCATGCCCCATAGATACTGAGGAGATACTTCCcgtacaaatattataataacgTAAACGAAGGTTTCACATTaggatttagaaaaaatagCATATAACTTTACTAAAGGATTGTATAgtcccatatttttttatatcttaattATTTCCATCAATATATAAAACGTTAATACAACAAATTAAAATCCATAATCGAACAAATGAATTTCATGTCCTAGTTCTGTTCCTATTTGCTTCAATCCATGGATGGTGCATTACTTCTTTTAGAGAAAGTCTTTTTTCACTCCGATGTACCAGAAgctgaacaaaaaaaatgattagaattctgtaaatatgtttttgaaatactACTACTATCACTTATAACCAACAACACTACAAGACAACAAAAGAAGAATGGAAGTTATAAAGAATACATCGATGGATGGAATCTTATCAAGCTAATGCAGGGGAGTAGCCCTTAAGCCATTACTGAAGTTTTAATGTaccatatataataaatttgaaagttgacAGATGTTAAAAGGgacaaataaatattcttttattaacGACAAgctttggaaaatttaaaatgaaaaattattttcataccaATTTATTTATTGGGTAGTAATTTTACTTACTTTAGAAATTAGATCTTTAGCACCGGGAGAGATGTAATCTGGATAATAAACTTGCCCACTTCTAATTTTCCTGTAAGTTTCCTCTTGGTCTTCACTTTCGAAAGGCGGCTTTCCAACAAGAAATTCATAACACAGTATacctaaaaatgaaaatatttttagatattaataatatacaaagcGAGATCCAAAAGTATCAAGACCACAAATAATCTATTTCATTGGTTTGCGCAGATGATACAAGGTCTaggtaattttgtttttcagtttaaGAGTCTTTGGTGGATGTGGTTTTCATAGCAAATGTGTACATACAGGATTATtaagcaaaaaacaaaaaaaaaattttgatttcttataccttttgatatgtttctgAATCGTCTtaattttagatctcttttgattggaaattttcttaGTGAACATTGTCTGATTTTGGCAAGATACAAATTCGTTAAGACTTATCAGTGATGTTCATACCCCACAAAGGTCGCGTTTATATAGAGGTAGATTCGATATTTTTGGAACAAATTAAATCCTTACCTAAACACCAATGATCCACATACTGTTTGTATGATAGTCCTTCCACCATTTCAGGAGGTAAATAATCCAATGTACCGCACATTGTTTCTCTATTTAAGGAAGGTGCGTGTACTGACCATCCGAAATCAGCCAGTTTCACATCACCAGTAattgtcaataataaattttcaggTTTGATATCTCTGTGAATCACATGATTTTGATGGCAGTAACTTAGAGCGTCTGCTACTTGGTAAATATATTTCGCCGATctgaaatgttgatattttgcATGTAGAAATCAGTTTAGAATTTTATACAAAGGTATCAACAAAAGTTGCACTAATCAAGAAAATCTAAATGATTATAACTTTGTTAGGATGACAACTTTTGACGCAGCAACTTATGGTAGTGATTAGTATATTGTCATCAGTCCTTGACAatgatatatgaaattttaattcatttaatctTTTTTAAAGTTGATC
This window encodes:
- the LOC130898841 gene encoding aurora kinase B-like; translation: MSSKDLKINKAAETYLKQLKIPKSLEEDTERLVFKMMSHDAFGNPNYKWSLNDFELGSRLGRGKFGRVYIAREKKTGYIVALKTLFKREIVRGRVERQTLREIEIQSHLKHPNILQLLAWFHDSHRIYLILEYAGKGEIYKHLKMAEGGRFNEHLSAKYIYQVADALSYCHQNHVIHRDIKPENLLLTITGDVKLADFGWSVHAPSLNRETMCGTLDYLPPEMVEGLSYKQYVDHWCLGILCYEFLVGKPPFESEDQEETYRKIRSGQVYYPDYISPGAKDLISKLLVHRSEKRLSLKEVMHHPWIEANRNRTRT